One Palaemon carinicauda isolate YSFRI2023 chromosome 4, ASM3689809v2, whole genome shotgun sequence DNA segment encodes these proteins:
- the LOC137640172 gene encoding procathepsin L-like isoform X1 gives MWVKCEYLLSLLNVETEIPVGVGKLSISHCYSDPTQLRRCVFLCVRVSCSYIYPMKSISALVLVAVLASANAVSFFSVVMEEWESFKFEHGKNYDNDVEEAFRMKIFAENKQKIASHNKLYHSGSKTYKLGMNKYGDMLHHEFVNMMNGFRANTSGNGYKVNRGFKGVSFVEPPEDVVMPKSIDWRKKGAVTEVKDQKACGSCWAFSATGALEGQHYRQTGSLVSLSEQNLIDCSEKFGNNGCNGGLMDNAFQYIKANGGIDTEDSYPYEAEDDKCRYNPDSAGAEDQGFVDIREGNEHALKKAIATVGPVSVAIDASQDSFQFYNHGVYSDPDCSSENLDHGVLAVGYGTTDDGQDYWLVKNSWSKSWGDEGYIKIARNKHNMCGIASAASYPLV, from the exons ATGTGGGTAAAGTGCGAATATCTATTAAGTTTGTTAAACGTTGAAACTGAAATTCCAGTTGGTGTTGGTAAATTAAGCATTTCGCATTGTTATTCCGATCCCACCCAACTTCGTCGTTGTGTTTTTTTGTGCGTCAGGGTTTCCTGTTCATATATATACCCC atGAAGTCCATAAGTGCATTAGTGCTTGTAGCAGTGTTGGCTTCGGCCAATGCAGTTTCCTTCTTCAGTGTTGTGATGGAGGAGTGGGAAAGTTTCAAG TTCGAGCATGGCAAGAATTACGACAATGACGTAGAGGAAGCATTCCGAATGAAGATCTTTGCCGAGAATAAGCAAAAAATTGCTTCTCACAACAAACTTTACCATTCTGGTTCAAAGACTTACAAACTCGGTATGAACAAGTATGGTGACATG CTTCACCATGAATTCGTAAACATGATGAATGGCTTCCGTGCTAACACCTCTGGCAACGGATACAAAGTAAATAGAGGATTTAAGGGAGTTTCCTTCGTTGAACCACCCGAGGATGTCGTAATGCCAAAGAGCATTGATTGGAGAAAGAAGGGGGCTGTCACTGAAGTAAAGGATCAGAAAGCTTGTGGCTCTTGTTGGGCTTTTTCTGCT ACTGGAGCTTTGGAAGGTCAGCATTATAGACAAACTGGAAGTTTGGTAAGCCTCTCTGAGCAAAATTTGATTGACTGTTCCGAAAAATTCGGCAATAATGGATGCAATGGTGGTCTCATGGATAATGCTTTCCAGTACATCAAGGCCAATGGAGGTATTGACACAGAAGACAGTTATCCCTATGAAGCTGAG GATGACAAGTGCCGTTACAACCCTGATAGTGCTGGTGCAGAAGATCAAGGATTTGTCGATATTCGTGAGGGAAATGAACATGCTTTGAAGAAAGCTATTGCCACGGTTGGACCAGTTTCTGTTGCTATTGATGCTAGTCAAGACTCCTTCCAATTCTATAACCACG GTGTTTACAGTGATCCCGATTGTTCATCAGAGAACTTGGATCATGGTGTTCTTGCTGTTGGGTATGGTACCACTGATGATGGTCAAGACTACTGGCTTGTGAAGAACTCTTGGAGCAAGTCTTGGGGTGATGAAGGCTATATCAAGATTGCTCGTAATAAGCACAACATGTGCGGTATTGCAAGTGCTGCATCATACCCCTTGGTGTAG
- the LOC137640172 gene encoding procathepsin L-like isoform X2, producing MKSISALVLVAVLASANAVSFFSVVMEEWESFKFEHGKNYDNDVEEAFRMKIFAENKQKIASHNKLYHSGSKTYKLGMNKYGDMLHHEFVNMMNGFRANTSGNGYKVNRGFKGVSFVEPPEDVVMPKSIDWRKKGAVTEVKDQKACGSCWAFSATGALEGQHYRQTGSLVSLSEQNLIDCSEKFGNNGCNGGLMDNAFQYIKANGGIDTEDSYPYEAEDDKCRYNPDSAGAEDQGFVDIREGNEHALKKAIATVGPVSVAIDASQDSFQFYNHGVYSDPDCSSENLDHGVLAVGYGTTDDGQDYWLVKNSWSKSWGDEGYIKIARNKHNMCGIASAASYPLV from the exons atGAAGTCCATAAGTGCATTAGTGCTTGTAGCAGTGTTGGCTTCGGCCAATGCAGTTTCCTTCTTCAGTGTTGTGATGGAGGAGTGGGAAAGTTTCAAG TTCGAGCATGGCAAGAATTACGACAATGACGTAGAGGAAGCATTCCGAATGAAGATCTTTGCCGAGAATAAGCAAAAAATTGCTTCTCACAACAAACTTTACCATTCTGGTTCAAAGACTTACAAACTCGGTATGAACAAGTATGGTGACATG CTTCACCATGAATTCGTAAACATGATGAATGGCTTCCGTGCTAACACCTCTGGCAACGGATACAAAGTAAATAGAGGATTTAAGGGAGTTTCCTTCGTTGAACCACCCGAGGATGTCGTAATGCCAAAGAGCATTGATTGGAGAAAGAAGGGGGCTGTCACTGAAGTAAAGGATCAGAAAGCTTGTGGCTCTTGTTGGGCTTTTTCTGCT ACTGGAGCTTTGGAAGGTCAGCATTATAGACAAACTGGAAGTTTGGTAAGCCTCTCTGAGCAAAATTTGATTGACTGTTCCGAAAAATTCGGCAATAATGGATGCAATGGTGGTCTCATGGATAATGCTTTCCAGTACATCAAGGCCAATGGAGGTATTGACACAGAAGACAGTTATCCCTATGAAGCTGAG GATGACAAGTGCCGTTACAACCCTGATAGTGCTGGTGCAGAAGATCAAGGATTTGTCGATATTCGTGAGGGAAATGAACATGCTTTGAAGAAAGCTATTGCCACGGTTGGACCAGTTTCTGTTGCTATTGATGCTAGTCAAGACTCCTTCCAATTCTATAACCACG GTGTTTACAGTGATCCCGATTGTTCATCAGAGAACTTGGATCATGGTGTTCTTGCTGTTGGGTATGGTACCACTGATGATGGTCAAGACTACTGGCTTGTGAAGAACTCTTGGAGCAAGTCTTGGGGTGATGAAGGCTATATCAAGATTGCTCGTAATAAGCACAACATGTGCGGTATTGCAAGTGCTGCATCATACCCCTTGGTGTAG